Within the Mycobacterium gordonae genome, the region TCGGCCTGACCCTGTTCATGGTCATCGCGCTGACGCTGACCTGGCTGGTGTACGTGAGCCTGCGGCGCGATGTGGCCGGTAGCACGGCGTCCTACTCGGCAATGTTCACCGACGTGTACGGACTGCGCGAGGGCGACGACGTCCGGATGGCCGGGGTGCGTGTCGGCCGGGTCGAAAAGGTGGAACTGGACGGGAAACTCGCGAAGGTGTCGTTCGTGGTGCAAACCGAACAGCACCTCTTCGGCAACACCGTCGCCTCGGTGACCTACCAGAACATCGTCGGTCAGCGTTACCTCGGACTGTCACTCGGCAAAGACGGCAGCCGAACTCAGCTCCCGCCGGGCTCGACCATCCCCCTGGACCGCACCGAACCGTCGTTCGACGTCACGGCGCTGCTCAACGGCTACGAACCGCTGTTCAGCCTGCTGAATCCGCACGATGCCGACAACCTCACCAAGGGCGTCATCGAGTCACTACAGGGCGATACCTCATCGCTGGCCACGCTGATCAGCCAAACATCTACGCTCACTGAGACTTTCGCGGGCAAGGATCAGGCGCTCGGTGACGTGATCACCAATCTCAACAAGGTGGTCGTCAGCCTCGCCGCGCAGAACGCGAATCTCGACGGGGTGATCACCCAGACCCGCGACGTGGTTGCCGCCCTCGACCGACGCCGTCCGGAGTTGGTGTCCTCCATGGGTTCCCTGTCACGACTGGTGAGCAATCTGTCGGTGGCCGCCGAGCAGGACTACCCGGCGTTGCGCGAATTCATCGATCGCCGACCGGGTGTGGCCCGGCACCTGATGGATGTGGAGCCGCAGGTGGCATTCTTCGGAGACAACATCCCCCTGTTGCTGAAGGGGCTCGTCCGGGTGGGCAATCAGGGCGCCTACGGCAACGCCTACCTGTGCGATTTGAACATGTTCGCATTCTTCCCGGGCCTCAACGATGTGGTGCCGATCATCGTCAACGCCGCAACGCCCGGCAACAAGGCGTGGCACACGCCCCGCTGCCGGAACACCAACGGGGGCGCAGGTGGCTGATTCGGTTGTCAGACAGCGCCTTTCGCGACTCAGGAAGCGGCCGCTGGAAAACTACAACCCGCTGTGGCTGGGTTTGTCGGCCGTTGCCGTGGTCGCGGTGCTGATCGGCGCCATGTTGGTCGTGCACGCGCTGGGAGCCGGGTACAAGCACTACACGGCCGAGTTCCTGCAGGGCGCCTCGCTGCGGCCGGGCAACCCGGTCACGGCGGCGGGCATACCGGTCGGCGAGGTCACCAGCATGAAACTCGACGGCGACCACGTCGAAGCGGGCCTGAAGATCCGCGACAACGTGACGCTGGGCGCAGACTCGAAGGCCTCGATCAAAGTCACCACCATCCTGGGATCCCGCTATCTCGCCCTGGAACCGGCCGGTGCCGGCTCCCTCCCCCACGGCACCTTCGACCTGGCGCACACCGAGGTCCCCTACGACCTCCAGGCGGCATTACAGGACGCCACAACGACTTTCGACCAGGTCGACTCCGACCGGTTCGCGCAGTCGCTGGCCGTACTGGGCAAGCAACTCGAGGGCCTGCCCGCCGTGGTACCCCAGGCGATGAAGAACATCGACTCGCTGTCGCAGATCATCGCCGCGCGCCGCGACCAACTCGGCCAACTGCTCAAGAGCACCGAACAGGTCACCAACACCCTGCGCCGCCAGCAGTCCAGCATCGGCAATGTGGTCAACCAGGCTCAGGATCTGCTGGGCCAGTTTGTGGCCCGACGCGCCGTGTTCCACGCAATGATGAAGTCCCTGACCAACCTGGTCGACACCATGCACCAAATCGTGGTCAACGACCGGTCGGGGGTCGAGGGGCTGCTCAAAGACATGCGGGAGTTCACCGACATGATGGCCCAGCACGACGACCTGCTGCGCGATCTGCTGCAGATCACCCCGATCTTCGTGCGCGAGGCGGCAAACCTGACCGGAGACGCCAACGCGGTGAGTTTCAACGCCCCCAGCGCACTGCTGATCGATTCGTGGATGTGCGCGATCAGTGGCCGCGCCCAGCAATTCGGGATGATTCCGTACTACAAGGACTGCAAATGAGCGGCCGCGTCATCACCGTCGTGGCCGTCGTGGCGGCGTTGGCCACCGTCGTCGGCGGCTTCTGGTGGTACCTGGCCGGCAAGAAGGAACCGATCACGGTGACCGCCCAGTTCGACAGCGCCTCAGGTCTGTACGAGGGCAACGTGGTGGCCGTGTTGGGCATGCCGGTCGGCAAGGTCATCAAGATCACGCCGAAAGGCGGCTACGTCGAGGTGCAGTTCACCGTCGACCGTGACGTCAAAGTCCCGGCGAACGCGCAAGCCGTCACCGTGTCCACGTCGATCCTCACCGATCGGCAGATCGAACTGACCCCGCCTTACCGCGGCGGCGCGGTGCTGGAGAACCACGACACCATCGGACTGACGCGCACCCGGACACCGGTCGAATTCAGCCGCGTGCTGGCCGTTTTGGACAAGGTCACCAAGTCGCTCGAGGGAGACGGC harbors:
- a CDS encoding MCE family protein, encoding MKFRGPLIGLTLFMVIALTLTWLVYVSLRRDVAGSTASYSAMFTDVYGLREGDDVRMAGVRVGRVEKVELDGKLAKVSFVVQTEQHLFGNTVASVTYQNIVGQRYLGLSLGKDGSRTQLPPGSTIPLDRTEPSFDVTALLNGYEPLFSLLNPHDADNLTKGVIESLQGDTSSLATLISQTSTLTETFAGKDQALGDVITNLNKVVVSLAAQNANLDGVITQTRDVVAALDRRRPELVSSMGSLSRLVSNLSVAAEQDYPALREFIDRRPGVARHLMDVEPQVAFFGDNIPLLLKGLVRVGNQGAYGNAYLCDLNMFAFFPGLNDVVPIIVNAATPGNKAWHTPRCRNTNGGAGG
- a CDS encoding MCE family protein — its product is MADSVVRQRLSRLRKRPLENYNPLWLGLSAVAVVAVLIGAMLVVHALGAGYKHYTAEFLQGASLRPGNPVTAAGIPVGEVTSMKLDGDHVEAGLKIRDNVTLGADSKASIKVTTILGSRYLALEPAGAGSLPHGTFDLAHTEVPYDLQAALQDATTTFDQVDSDRFAQSLAVLGKQLEGLPAVVPQAMKNIDSLSQIIAARRDQLGQLLKSTEQVTNTLRRQQSSIGNVVNQAQDLLGQFVARRAVFHAMMKSLTNLVDTMHQIVVNDRSGVEGLLKDMREFTDMMAQHDDLLRDLLQITPIFVREAANLTGDANAVSFNAPSALLIDSWMCAISGRAQQFGMIPYYKDCK